TTGTCCCTGTTTATGTAAAATAGTACCCAGCTTTAACATCGCTTCTGGACGTTTATTCGATTCAGGGAAATTATCAACAACGGTTGCAAAATGAGACTTGGCTTTACCATCGTCAGATTTTATCAAGAATAGCTGACCCAACCAGTAATGCGCGTTCGGCACATATACTGAGTTTGGATACTGCTGTAAGAAACTTTGAAACTCAGGGATCGCCGCATCGTAGCGCTTATCCTTCATTATCATGTTTACTGTACGGTCGTACGCTTCATTCTCAGACAGATTACTACTGAATGCTTGCTCTGGTGTAACATCAGGCGTTACCGCGGCTGCGGTGGATTGTGACTGGTCATAAGCTTGACTGACGCGATTTTCAATCTCTTGATACAACTCACGTTGACGTTGTAGCACTTTTTCAAGCTTATAGCTCTGCTCTTCTGTCACACCGCGCACTTGGCTTACTTCTTCTTGCAAAAGATTAAGCTGTTGCTGTAACTCAGCCTGTAGCAAATTGCGGGTTCTCATCATACTCTCAAGTTGAGAGACACGTTCTTCTAGTGTTTGATTTGAATTTGCAGCTTCTGAAACAGGAGCGGGAGCAGCCCAAACTTGGGCGCTCCCGCTCATGAGTAAGAATGCTGCCAAAATAGTATTCGGCTTCATAATAACTCTTTCTTAGTACACTAATACCGCGCGGCGGTTCTTAGCGAACGCTTCTTCTGTACGTGACTTAATCATTGGTTTTTCTTCACCATAACTCACTACAGAGATTTGGCTGTCAGAAACACCAAGGCTTTGAAGGTATTTAGCCACTGATTTACCACGGCTCTCACCTAGTGCGATGTTGTACTCTGGCGTACCACGCTCATCAGCGTGACCTTCTACAAGTACTTTCACACTTGGGTTTTTCACTAGGAAATCAGCGTGCGCTTGAAGTAGTTCAGTATACTTGCTCTGAATAGTAGATTTATCGAAATCGAAGTAAACGATCTGTTCTTGACGTAGGGCTTCGTATTTCTCACGTAGTTTTTCTTCAGCAGATTTCTCGCGAGACATAGTGTTTACGTCAACAGTGTTGTCTTGTGTGGTTGCCGCTTGATT
This portion of the Pseudoalteromonas sp. GCY genome encodes:
- the ybgF gene encoding tol-pal system protein YbgF; translated protein: MKPNTILAAFLLMSGSAQVWAAPAPVSEAANSNQTLEERVSQLESMMRTRNLLQAELQQQLNLLQEEVSQVRGVTEEQSYKLEKVLQRQRELYQEIENRVSQAYDQSQSTAAAVTPDVTPEQAFSSNLSENEAYDRTVNMIMKDKRYDAAIPEFQSFLQQYPNSVYVPNAHYWLGQLFLIKSDDGKAKSHFATVVDNFPESNKRPEAMLKLGTILHKQGQAAEAKTLLNKLIKEYPSTTPAKLATERLAKM
- the pal gene encoding peptidoglycan-associated lipoprotein Pal → MQLNKTLKALMVALPVMTLAACSSSSSVDEGAASESNQAATTQDNTVDVNTMSREKSAEEKLREKYEALRQEQIVYFDFDKSTIQSKYTELLQAHADFLVKNPSVKVLVEGHADERGTPEYNIALGESRGKSVAKYLQSLGVSDSQISVVSYGEEKPMIKSRTEEAFAKNRRAVLVY